Within the Oscillatoria sp. FACHB-1407 genome, the region CATTTTGGCAACTGGGGGGCATGGCGTAAAACTATGGGATGTCGAAACTGGTAAATGCTTCAGACAATGGCAAGCCCACAGTAGCCAGATCTGGTCAATCGCCTTTAGTACTGATGGCAAGTGGTTAGTCAGTGGAGGCGACGATCGAACTGTCAGATTATGGGATGTGAACACTGGTGAATCAGTAAAAGTGTTTGAAGGACATCAGAACGTGATTCACACGGTTGTATTTAATGCAGACGCCACGCTGATTGCCAGCAGCAGTGCCGACGAAACCATCAAAATCTGGGATGTGAAAGAAGGTGAATGTTTGAAAACCCTCAGAGCCGATCGCCCCTATGAAGGTATGAACATTACTGGAGTCACCGGATTAACTGAGGCGCAAAAGGCAGCGTTGAAGGCATTGGGGGCGATCGAGACTGGTATATCACCCATATAAATAACTACATTAAACGGTGCCAATTTATGTCAATTCAAGTTGCGGAATCGGATAGTCAAATCCTCGAATGCTTTTCTGTTTTATCTCAGCTACGTCCACACATTAAACAGGAAAGTTTTTTGGAACAAGTTCGTCGTCAGCAGCAGAACGGTCATCGAATGATTTATCTCGAAGAAAACCATCAGGCGAAGGCTGTTGCAATCTTTTGTATCTCAGAGAATTTTGCTTGCGGACTGTTTTTACATGTTTATGATTTAGTAGTTGATGCAACGGTGCGATCGCAAGGGTATGGACATCATATATTTGAATGGCTAGTGAACTATGCTAAATTGCATGGCTGCAAAGAGCTAAGCTTAGATTCAGGAGTTCAGCGTTTTGATGCTCATCGATTTTACATACGCCATCAAATGAACATCTCAGGTCATCATTTCTCGTTGCCTTTGTAACAGAGACTCACAACCCTATCCTAGGTGTAGCGCATAGTGATAGAAAGCTTCGTCTCTAGCGTAATTGCGGGACTCATACAGTATTTGAGCAGCAGTATTCGTAATCTGGGTCGCCAAAATAATGCGAACTGCATTGGTATCTCGTGCATATTGTTCTGCTGTATCCATGAGCAAATTCGCAATACCTTGTTTACGGTAATTCTCTACCACAAACAAATCATTCAAAATCCAGACTCGTTTCATCGATACCGACGAAAAGCTGGGATAGAGTTGAGTAAATCCAGCCATAATCTGATCATCTTCAGCTACAAAGATGACAGAATCGCGCTGCTGGAATCGTTGATTCAAAAATCGCTTTGCGGCAGCCAAGTCAGAGGTTTGATCGTAGAAAACGCGATACTGATCAAATAATGCTGCCAGATTATCAATGTGTTCAGTTTGAGCCAAAGAGATACGCATCACAGAAACTTCTCCATTGCGTAGTTGATGAATACTTCACCTTGATAAGCAACTTGCTGTTCTTTAATAATGGAAAACCCCATACGTTGAAAAAATGGCTTGGCTGTAATGCTGACTTCAACTGTGAGATGGTTTAACCCTAACTCCAGTGCTTTTGCTTCGATCGCCTGATAGATTTGTCTGCCCACGCCACAGCGTTGATAGTTTTTGTGGCAGAAGAAGCAGTCAATATGACCGTTTGGTTCTAGCTCTCCAAAACCAGCAATGATGCCGTCATCATCTGCAACATAGGTAAAGCGATCGGCACAGGTGTTTTCCCAATCTCTAAAGTGAATATCATCGGGTGCCCATATTTGAACCTGGGCGATCGAGTAGTCGCGGATATTTACTTCACGCACAGTCTCGTGATACAACCGTGCGATTTGTTCAGCATCCTGTTTCTCGAATAGGCGTATTTTCATCGTGCTTATCTCTTCAATATAGTATGGAGCGATCGCATTTATTTTCCCTGAAATAGCACAGCGGGTTCATGACTGCGAGCATTAATCATGTGGCCTGGAAATTTAACTCCCTGGTCATAGGATTGCTGGTTACGCTGCAATGCTTGCTTGATTTGAGGCAAACGGTACCAGGGCGCGTAAGGAAACAGGTGATGTTCGATGTGGAAATTGAAATTGTATGCCAGCAGAACTGCCAGAACAGCAGGTAATTCAGTATTGCGCGTTACCCCGTCATGAGCAGAATAGGGTAATGGGGTAGGGTGACTCGTTGAGGCGAAGGGGTAGAGTCCCGCGTGGAGGGGAATGGTAATGGCTTCGTTCCACATAAACGCCATCAGAAAAAAGGGCAAAACCAGAATCAGGTAGTCAACCATACCCCAGTAGGCAACACCAATCATATGAGGTAAAGCGGCGATCGCCACAGCAAATAATCCTTGAAATGCCAGTGCAAGCTGACCCTGACGAAATTTTTGAAGTGGATACAACCAATACACGGTCAGCACATGATGCAGCATTCCCAGCGGAAACCACAGCCGCCAAGCGATCGACAGTATCGAGTACATGACAGGTGATTGCTTCAACGCTTGCGGATCTACAGCCGTCGGGTCCTTGTCAACAATGCCCGCCCACTGGTGATGCTGGTTGTGAATCTGTCGCCAGCATTCGTAGGGATGAAAACAGAGGGGGCTAACTAGATAGCCCACACAGGTATTGAGCCATCGCTGCCGAAAGAGGGTGTGATGCCCGCATTCGTGCAGAATGACAAATAAGCGAAAGGCAGAAAGTCCCAGTAGCAATTCACAGAGCCAGTAAGCCCATGAGAAATGAGGCGATCGCATTAGCCCGATAAAGCTGCTGGTGAAAATTAATCCTTCGGTAAACAGCGTTATCAGACCGTAGGCAGTGTGGGGTTGAAAGGTGCCTTTTTCGGCTAACTCTTTTCTGAGCTGGTGATAGATTGCTTGTAACATAAGCTGGATTGAAAATCATAGATTTGTGTTGCTTTCTCAATCGGTTTCTTGCTCACAGAAGTGAGAAGCTCATAGAGCAACCTGAATATCCTGATGGGTTATTCCAGGAGCAAATGTCAGGGTAGCCAGCAGTTGTTGGAGCAAGAAGCCATTACCGTTTTGATCAAAGAACAGTTGCCCAGTCGCAGTGTTATGAATGAAGCGATCGCTCGCATCCCTGCCGCCGAGCCAAGGCAAAACTGATCGGGGTGAGGATGCTAAAGACAGGACTGCTGCCAAATCCAAAGGCTGAGACTGAAAGCCGGTAATACTGATGAATTGAGCAAAGTGCAATCGTTATATGGTGGATCAAGCAATGATCCATTTACAGACGAGTTTGCCATCTACCACGATCCATTGAGCCGTCAGACGTTTTTTTGAGGTTTGTTGAGAAATAACGGATTCAGATTGAAACAATCGCTGCTGAGGTTGAGGGTTTGTAAAAGTCATGATGAATTCCATTGAAAGAATGCAACCAACCTAACGATGGCAGCGTTCGGCGATCGTTCTTGTCTAAGTGATGGAGCGATCGCTTTTCTTGTGACGGCAATCACTGGCTGTAACAAGTTCCGAACGTTAGCCGAACGCTGCGCGAACGCCAGAGCAATTACAGTCAATTTGAGAGTGAAGCAAGGAACCTAAGACCCAACTCACTCACGCAATTCAACCAATTTCAAGTTCTAGAACCTCGCTGCAATGGTCAAGCAGTGCTGGAGTTTTGCGTGCAAGTTTCCTTGTGCAAATAAACCTGACCCATGTGCATTCACGATTCATTTAAGGAGAAAACCAATGGCACGACAAGTCGGAGATTCCTTTGGCAACGATAGTTTGGCGACCGCTACTAACGCGGGTTCTGTACGTGATGGGATTATTGTCCGGGGTGGTTCTTTAAGCGGTTCAGATGGTATCGATCGGGTTGATGTCTATAAATTTACGGTGGATCGCCCACTGCAATTCCGGGCAAGTCTGACACCTCAAGCCTCCAGCAACCGGAATGATGTCGTAAATTCTAACCTGACTCTGTTGGATATCACGGGTCGTCTAATCGGAGCTTCTACGAATGCAGGATCAACGGTCGATGTGATCAACGCTGATTTGCAACCGGGGACTTATTTTGCCCAGGTTACCCCTGCGGGTGGGGCTAACAACCGCAACTACGATCTGAGCATGACCGGAACACCTATCACAAGTGCTCGAATGACTGCTACGATTGACCGAATTCAAGCACTGGATGGATTTGATCTTACTACTGCTGCTGACTTCTATGCAGGCATTAACATTGCTAATCAAAGATTTGTCAGTAGTCGTGTCTTCAACAATCAGAATGACATTCGCCCTAACTTAAG harbors:
- a CDS encoding GNAT family N-acetyltransferase, whose product is MSIQVAESDSQILECFSVLSQLRPHIKQESFLEQVRRQQQNGHRMIYLEENHQAKAVAIFCISENFACGLFLHVYDLVVDATVRSQGYGHHIFEWLVNYAKLHGCKELSLDSGVQRFDAHRFYIRHQMNISGHHFSLPL
- a CDS encoding GNAT family N-acetyltransferase, with translation MRISLAQTEHIDNLAALFDQYRVFYDQTSDLAAAKRFLNQRFQQRDSVIFVAEDDQIMAGFTQLYPSFSSVSMKRVWILNDLFVVENYRKQGIANLLMDTAEQYARDTNAVRIILATQITNTAAQILYESRNYARDEAFYHYALHLG
- a CDS encoding fatty acid desaturase family protein, whose product is MLQAIYHQLRKELAEKGTFQPHTAYGLITLFTEGLIFTSSFIGLMRSPHFSWAYWLCELLLGLSAFRLFVILHECGHHTLFRQRWLNTCVGYLVSPLCFHPYECWRQIHNQHHQWAGIVDKDPTAVDPQALKQSPVMYSILSIAWRLWFPLGMLHHVLTVYWLYPLQKFRQGQLALAFQGLFAVAIAALPHMIGVAYWGMVDYLILVLPFFLMAFMWNEAITIPLHAGLYPFASTSHPTPLPYSAHDGVTRNTELPAVLAVLLAYNFNFHIEHHLFPYAPWYRLPQIKQALQRNQQSYDQGVKFPGHMINARSHEPAVLFQGK
- a CDS encoding GNAT family N-acetyltransferase, with amino-acid sequence MKIRLFEKQDAEQIARLYHETVREVNIRDYSIAQVQIWAPDDIHFRDWENTCADRFTYVADDDGIIAGFGELEPNGHIDCFFCHKNYQRCGVGRQIYQAIEAKALELGLNHLTVEVSITAKPFFQRMGFSIIKEQQVAYQGEVFINYAMEKFL